The Kribbella jejuensis region AGTACGGCTTCGCGAAGTACCTCGCCGAGAAGCCGCCGCACGACCCGACGGCGGACCCGATCGCGGACCTGCGCGCCGGGTGGGACCTGCACGTCGGCTTCGGCCTGGCGAACCGGGAGCTGTTCCTGCTGATGTACGCCGACACGCAGCCGGGAAAACCCCCGGCGGCGGCCGAGGCGGGGTTGGCGATCCTGCGGACGCGGATCCGTCACCTGGCAGCGGCGGGTCGGCTGCGCGTGTCCGAGGATCTGGCCGTCGACATGGTCCAGGCGGCCGGCTCAGGCGCCGTACTCACCCTGCTCAACACCCCCGAGAACAAGCGGGACCCACGCCTGGCCGACGCGATGTTCGACGCCGTGGTCGCGGCGATCACCACGCCGGACGACGACGGCGCGACGCGCGGTCGGCCCGCTGCCGAAGGTGTGACGGCCGCCGCCAATGCGTTGCAGGCGTATCTGCCGGAGCTTCGGATGTTGACCGACGGGGAGCGTCAGGTGCTGGGCGAGTGGCTCGCCCGGATCACCCGCTGATATTCGTTCGCAGCCAGGTGAGGGCTTCGGCGGGTGTTTCGACGACGTCCAGGCCGGATGGGAGCGGGGGGCGGCGAATGATGACTACCGGTATATGCAGACGGCGGGCCGCGCGGAGTTTGGGGGCGGTGGCGGCGCCGCCGCTGTTCTTGGTGACCAGTACGTCGATGCGGTGCCGCTGCAGGAGCTCCACCTCGTCGGATTCCGTGAAGGGTCCGCGCGCGAGGAGGAGCTCGCACCAGGTCGGTGCGGGCTCCGGCGGATCGACGCAACGGGCCAAGGTCCACAGACCGGTACCCGCGAATGCGTCAAGCCCCTGACGCCCGATCGTCAGAAACACCCGCGACCCAACCCGAGACAGCAGTTCCGCCGCCGCAGCAGCCGTATCAACCCAATACCACTCGGCTGAAGAGTCCTCCCAGGCTGGACGGCTGAGGATGAGGTGGGGGGTGGCGGTTTGGGTGGTGGCGGTGGTGGCGTTGGTGGTTATCTGGGTGGCGAAGGGGTGGGTGGCGTCGATGACGGCGTCGACCGGGTTGGTTCGGAGCCAGGCGGTGAGGCCTTCGGGGCCGCCGAAGCCGCCGGTGCGGACTTCGCCGACCGGGTGCTGGGGAGCGGTGGTGCGGCCGGCCAGGGAGGAGACGACTTCGATGCCGGCGGCGACCAGGAGGCGGGCCAGTTCGCGGGCCTCGCCGGTGCCGCCGAGGAGCAGGACTCTCATCGCGCGCGGGTGGTCGAGTACAGGTGGCTGTCGCGAAAGGTCGTTGCCGACAGCACCTTTCCGGCGATGATCACGGCGGTACGGCGAATGCCTGCGGCACGTACTTGTTCGGCGATGTCCGCCAACGTGCCGCGCAGTACCACGTCGTCCTCGCGGGACGCACGGGCAACGACCGCCACCGGGCAGTCGGCGCCGTAGTTCGGGAGGAGTTCAGCGACAACACGGTCGATCTGCTGGACCGCCAGGTGCAGAACGATCGTCGCGCGGCTCGCACCGAGGGTCGCGAGGTCCTCCCCCGGCGGCATCGCGCTCGCGCTGCCACTGATCCGGGTCAGGACAACCGTCTGACCGACCTCCGGGACGGTCAGCTCACGGTTGAGCGTGGCGGCGGCTGCGGCGTACGCCGGTACTCCGGGCGTGACGTCGTACGGGATCTGCAACGCGTCGAGGCGACGCATCTGCTCGGCCATCGCGCTGAAGACGGACGGGTCACCGGAGTGCAGGCGGGCGACGTCGTGGCCGGCGGCGTGGGCGGTGGCGAGTTCGCCGATGATCTCGTCGAGGTTGAGGTTGGCCGTGTCGACCTTGCGGGCGTCCGGCGGGCAGTGGTCGAGGAGCTCGACGGGGACGAGTGCACCGGCGTACAAGCAGACCGGTGAGGACGCGATCAGGTCGCGGCCGCGCACGGTGATGAGGTCAGCCGCGCCTGGGCCGGCGCCGATGAAGTGGACCGTCATTTCGTCACGCTCCAGATGGTGACGGGCATGGCGGGGCGCCAGCCGGTCATGGTGCCGATCGCGGAGGCGCGGTGTACATCGAGGCGTACGAGGTCGCCGCCGTACGTCTTGTACCACTGGACGATGAGCGCCTCCGTCTCCAGCGTGACGCCATTCGCGACCAGACGGCCGCCGGGGCGGAGTGCGTTCCAGCAGGCGTCGAACAGGCCGGGGGCGGTTGCTCCGCCGCCGATGAAGATCGCGTCGGGTGCTTCGAGGCCTTCCAAAGCTGTGGGTGCGGGGCCTTCGACGACGGTGACTGCGGCGCCGAGGTTGAGTGCGTTGCGTTCGAGGCGTTTGGCGCGGGTGGGGTCGCGTTCGATGGCGATCGCCCGGCAGGTCGGGTGGTGGCGGGACCATTCGATCGCGATGCTGCCGGCGCCGCCGCCGATGTCCCAGAGGAGTTGGCCGGGTACGGGGGCGAGGCGGGAGAGCGAGACCGCGCGTACTTCGCGCTTGGTGAGCTGGCCGTCGCTCTCGTACGCGTCGTCGGGGAGGCCGGGGACGGTGGAGAGGATCGGTGCGTCGGCGGGGCATTCGACCGCGATGACGTTGAGCGGGTCGACGTCGGCGGACCAGTCGGCGGCTGTTGTGGTGCGGATGCGTTCGGTCGGGCCGTCCAGTTGTTCGAGGACGGTGAAGGTGCTGTTGCCGTAGCCGCGGGCGGTGAGTAGTTGGGCGACTTCTGCGGGGGTTTGGGCGGTGCGGCTGAGGATGAGGAGGCGCCGGTTGGGTTGGAGGTGCGGGTGCAGGCGGTCGACCGGGTTGGTGACCAGGCTCACCACCTGTACCTGATCCTGCGCCCACCCGAGCCGCGCACACGCCAGCGAGACGCTGGACGGATGCGGGATGACGCGTACGGCATCCACCCCGAGCATCCGCACCAGCGTCGTACCAATCCCATGGAACGTCGGATCGCCGCTCGCCAGCACACACACCCGGCGCCCCCGAAACTCCGCCAACAATCGAGGCAGTCCCTCGGAAAGCGGCGACGGCCAAGCCACAGCCTCAAACGAGCCCGATGGAACGAGGCCTAGTTGGCGGGGGCTGCCTAGGAGGATTTCGGCTGTGGCTAGGGCTGATTGGGCTTCGGGGGTGAGGCCGGGCCAGCCGTCGGGGCCTATGCCGACGACGGTGATGGGGTCAGCCGGCATTGCCGAGGGCCTTTGTGATGGTGATTTCGAGGACGACGCGCGTGGGGTTGGGGCGGGGTTGTTTGTAGCGCTTGGCGTAGCGGGTCACCGCGTCCAGGACGTGGGCCGGGTCGTCGCTGACCACGGCGCGGCCCTCCAGCGTGCTCCAGCGGCGGCCGTCCACCTGCGTCACCGCGACGGATGCCTCTCCCAGCCGACGGATCGTCCGCGCCTTGTACGACGTACCGGAGCAGATGACCCGTACCAGCCCGGCGTCCGGGTCCAGCGTCGCGCCGACCGGGGTCGCATGGACCGTACCGTCTGCCCGGACAGTGCTCAGCACACACAGGTGCCGTTCGGTCCAGAACTCGACCAGTTGCTCACTCAACACCCAGCGATCGTAGACAGGCCCGCCCGGCGGTGAACCGGGCGGGCCTGCGAGCGCCGGACCCCTCAGACCAGCGCCGTCCTCAGTCAGCCGATATCGCGCCGGCGGAAGGTGGCGAAGCCCGCGATCGTCAGCGCCGCCGCGATCGCGGTCAGCCAGATCACCGGGGTCGCGGAGAAGTCACCACCCGGCAGCCGCGGCGTGTGGCCGTACGGGCTGAGGTCGATCATCCACTGCGGCAGGTTGAAGATCTCGCCGAACTGCCCGATCAGCAGGAACAGCCCGTACAACCCCCAGCCCGCGGCGACCAGCTTCGGCGCCACCCCGAACAGAACCACAACCAATGCGGTGACCAGCCAGATCGCAGGGAGCTGTACGGCGGCCGCCGCCAGCATCCGAGGCACCTGACGCCCCATGTTGCCCAGCGACGCGCCACTCGAGACACCTGAGCCGAGCCCCGCAACCAGAATCAGCACACCAGTACCGAGCAAAGCCATCAGCACATGACTCGCCAACCACCGCCCACGCGTCACACCGGTCGCCAGCAACGGCTCGGCCCGCAGCGCGGTCTCCTCCGACCGCAGTCGCAAAGCGGCCTGGATACCGAACGCTGACGCCAGCAGCCCCATCACGCCCATCTCGGTCGCCAGGAACGCGTCGGTGATGCCCTCGACGCCACCCAGCTTCTGCACCATTTCGCGAGCACTGTCACTCGTCACGAACCCGTCGACGTTGCTGGCAATGTTGCCGACCAGCAGCCCCAGCAGCAGGAAGGCGAAACCCCACGCCAGCAAGGAGCCGCGGTGCAGTCGCCACGCCAACGCCAGCGGTGACCGCAGGGAAGCAGCCGCCCGCGGTGGTCCAGGCCGCGGCCGAACCAGACCGGCGCCAAGATCGCGCCGCCGGATCAGTGCGGTCGCCGCGGCGACAAGAACCGCCAGGAACACCAGTGGCACCAGTAGTACGGCCCAGTGATCACCGGCGTACGCACGGACCTGCTGCGACCAACCGATCGGTGACAGCCAGGACACCCACTGCGTACTGCCGTCCGCGGACGAGTCCCCGACAGCCCTCAGTACGTACGACACACCCAACACGACCGCGGTGAGCCCGTTGGCGGCCCGCGCGCTCTCGGTGACCTGTGCCGTCACCGCACCGACGCCCGCGAAGGACAGACCGGCCGCAGCCCACATCAGCCCGAACGCGAACGACCCCGTGGCATCCAGTCCGCTCCCGATCAAGGAGAGCGCAGTCACCAGCCCGAGCACGATCACCGTCGCGGACGACACGATCAGCCCGGCGGCCAGAGCGGCGTACCGGCCGAGTACTCCGGCACTCAGCAACTCGAGCCGCCCGGACTCCTCCTCGGTCCGGGTGTGCCGTACGACGAGCATGCCGGCCAGCAACCCGACGAGCAGTGCACCGAACGCCGTGAGCTTGAACAGCGAGACCTCTCCGAGCGAGGACTCGTCGAAGATCCGCCCGTACAACGAGACCAGTGCGGGCGAAGCGTTCGACGTTCGCGCGGCCTCGACCAGCGCGTTCTTGTCGGAGTACAGGCTGATCGACGCCTTGGCCGACCCGGCCGCCGACAGGACGAAGACGACCACCCAGATCGGGATCAGCAACCGGTCGCGGCGCAGCGCGAGCCGCACCAGCGTCCCGGTACCGACGAAGTCGTTCATCGCACCGCCGCCCCGTGATCCGGAACAGCCTCAGCCGGTACGTCTTCCTCGTAGTGCCGCAGGAACAGCTCCTCCAGCGTCGGCGGCTGCGCGACCAGGGTCCTGATCCCGCTCGCCGACAGTTGCCGCATCACCGCATCGAGCTGGGCGGTGTCCACCTCGCACCGCACCCGGTTGCCCTCGACATCGAGGTCGTGCACCCCCGGCAGCTCCGCCAGCCCGTTCGGCGATCCGGCCAGCTCGGCGTGGATCGACGTACGGGTGAGGTGCCGAAGCTCAGCGAGCGTGCCGGTCTCGACCACCTTGCCGCGGCGGATGATGCTGACCCGGTCGCACAGCGCCTCGACTTCGGACAGGATGTGGCTCGACAGCAGCACGGTGCGGTCGCGCTGACGCTCCTCCTCGATGCACTGCCGGAACACCTCCTCCATCAGCGGGTCGAGGCCGGAGGTCGGCTCGTCCAGGATCAGCAGCTCCACGTCCGAGGACAGCGCCGCAACCAGCGCGACCTTCTGCCGGTTGCCCTTGGAGTAGGTCCGGCCCTTCTTGGTCGGGTCCAGATCGAACCGGCGGAGCAGCTCGTCGCGCTTCTTCTCGTCCAGCCCGCCGCGCAGCCGGCCGAGCAGGTCGATCACCTCTCCGCCGGTCAGGTTCGGCCACAGGTTCACGTCGCCGGGAACGTACGCGAGCCGCCGGTGCAGCTTCGCCGCGTCGTGCCACGGGTCGCCGCCGAGCAGCGAGACATCGCCGGCGTCACCCCGCAGCAGGCCGAGCAGGACCCGGATGGTGGTGGACTTCCCGGCGCCGTTCGGCCCGAGGAAGCCGTGCACCTCGCCGGTTCTGACCTCGAGGTCGAGCCCGTCGAGGGCGTGCGTACTGCCGTACGACTTGTGCAGTCCGGAGACCACAATGGCTGATGTCATGATTCATAACGTACACTTCATTCAGAAGTTTGTGAATCTTGCTAACAGATTTCTGGCGCGGCAGAGGAGATGATGGGGCGGTGAGTGCACATCGGGACGACGACGCCGTCAAGCGGTACACCGAACAGTTCGGCAACTTGCTGGCGGAGACCGGCTGGCCGCGGATGGCGGCCCGGGTGTTCGCCGCGATCCTGTCCAGCGTGGACGGCCGGATGACCGCTGCCGAGCTGTCCGACCAGCTGCAGGCGAGTCCGGCCGCGGTGTCCGGCGCGGTGAACTACCTGCTCCAGCTCCGCCTCGCGACCCGCGAGCGCGAGCCAGGCACCCGTCGCGACGTGTACGTCGTCCAGGACGACGCGTGGTACCAGACGATGATGACCGAGGACGCGTCGCTCGCCCGCTGGTCGGTCTCGCTCCGCAAGGTCCTCGACGCCGCCGGCGAAGGCACCGAAGCGCACCGGCGGATCCGGGTCTCGCTCGGCTTCATCGACTTCATCGGCGAAGAGGTGAAGGGCCTGAGCGAACGCTGGATCAAACGCAAGGCCGAGATCGACGCCGAACTGGACGCGGAGTACGGCGGCTAGAGCTCGTAGACGGTGAAGATCGTGCAGTAGATCGGTGGCGACTCCAGACCCGGGTAGTACAGCCGGCCCGCCTCGTCGGTGATCTTGAAGTACGCCGTGGATGCGCCGACCTGTGATGGCGCCTGGAGGGACATCGTCACCGTCACCAGGTCGCCCGGCGCCGCGTCGGGGACCGGGGCCCGGTTCGGCGAACGGAGATGGCCCGGGGTTCCGGCGCCGCCCTGACGGGTGAGCCACCGGTTGCACCACGGCCGCTCGCCGCTGTTGCGGAGTACCCACGTCTTCTCGAACGTCTCGTCCTGGCGTACCTGCGTACCGTCCGGAACGGTTTCCCCCACGAGCTCGGCCCGGTCGTCGGGGTGATGGTCGATCGGCACCGAACCACCGAGCAGTACCGGCTGGACGTGCCGGCGGAGGTCGCGCTGGGACATGTCCCGGCCGGCGCGGACGGCGGCGTCGAGTTCCATCAGCTGATTCACCAGCGCCTGGTTCGCGCCGAACGAGTCGTCGTACCACTCGATCAGCTCGCGGCTCGGCTTGGTGTGACCGCG contains the following coding sequences:
- a CDS encoding ABC transporter ATP-binding protein, which encodes MTSAIVVSGLHKSYGSTHALDGLDLEVRTGEVHGFLGPNGAGKSTTIRVLLGLLRGDAGDVSLLGGDPWHDAAKLHRRLAYVPGDVNLWPNLTGGEVIDLLGRLRGGLDEKKRDELLRRFDLDPTKKGRTYSKGNRQKVALVAALSSDVELLILDEPTSGLDPLMEEVFRQCIEEERQRDRTVLLSSHILSEVEALCDRVSIIRRGKVVETGTLAELRHLTRTSIHAELAGSPNGLAELPGVHDLDVEGNRVRCEVDTAQLDAVMRQLSASGIRTLVAQPPTLEELFLRHYEEDVPAEAVPDHGAAVR
- a CDS encoding GbsR/MarR family transcriptional regulator, yielding MSAHRDDDAVKRYTEQFGNLLAETGWPRMAARVFAAILSSVDGRMTAAELSDQLQASPAAVSGAVNYLLQLRLATREREPGTRRDVYVVQDDAWYQTMMTEDASLARWSVSLRKVLDAAGEGTEAHRRIRVSLGFIDFIGEEVKGLSERWIKRKAEIDAELDAEYGG
- a CDS encoding cobalt-precorrin-6A reductase; this translates as MRVLLLGGTGEARELARLLVAAGIEVVSSLAGRTTAPQHPVGEVRTGGFGGPEGLTAWLRTNPVDAVIDATHPFATQITTNATTATTQTATPHLILSRPAWEDSSAEWYWVDTAAAAAELLSRVGSRVFLTIGRQGLDAFAGTGLWTLARCVDPPEPAPTWCELLLARGPFTESDEVELLQRHRIDVLVTKNSGGAATAPKLRAARRLHIPVVIIRRPPLPSGLDVVETPAEALTWLRTNISG
- a CDS encoding TetR/AcrR family transcriptional regulator is translated as MDESTGSRDGMRAQIVEVAAGLLATGGRDAVSTRAVAGAAGTQAPTIYRLFGDKDGLLQAVLEYGFAKYLAEKPPHDPTADPIADLRAGWDLHVGFGLANRELFLLMYADTQPGKPPAAAEAGLAILRTRIRHLAAAGRLRVSEDLAVDMVQAAGSGAVLTLLNTPENKRDPRLADAMFDAVVAAITTPDDDGATRGRPAAEGVTAAANALQAYLPELRMLTDGERQVLGEWLARITR
- the cobM gene encoding precorrin-4 C(11)-methyltransferase, which translates into the protein MTVHFIGAGPGAADLITVRGRDLIASSPVCLYAGALVPVELLDHCPPDARKVDTANLNLDEIIGELATAHAAGHDVARLHSGDPSVFSAMAEQMRRLDALQIPYDVTPGVPAYAAAAATLNRELTVPEVGQTVVLTRISGSASAMPPGEDLATLGASRATIVLHLAVQQIDRVVAELLPNYGADCPVAVVARASREDDVVLRGTLADIAEQVRAAGIRRTAVIIAGKVLSATTFRDSHLYSTTRAR
- a CDS encoding ABC transporter permease, translated to MNDFVGTGTLVRLALRRDRLLIPIWVVVFVLSAAGSAKASISLYSDKNALVEAARTSNASPALVSLYGRIFDESSLGEVSLFKLTAFGALLVGLLAGMLVVRHTRTEEESGRLELLSAGVLGRYAALAAGLIVSSATVIVLGLVTALSLIGSGLDATGSFAFGLMWAAAGLSFAGVGAVTAQVTESARAANGLTAVVLGVSYVLRAVGDSSADGSTQWVSWLSPIGWSQQVRAYAGDHWAVLLVPLVFLAVLVAAATALIRRRDLGAGLVRPRPGPPRAAASLRSPLALAWRLHRGSLLAWGFAFLLLGLLVGNIASNVDGFVTSDSAREMVQKLGGVEGITDAFLATEMGVMGLLASAFGIQAALRLRSEETALRAEPLLATGVTRGRWLASHVLMALLGTGVLILVAGLGSGVSSGASLGNMGRQVPRMLAAAAVQLPAIWLVTALVVVLFGVAPKLVAAGWGLYGLFLLIGQFGEIFNLPQWMIDLSPYGHTPRLPGGDFSATPVIWLTAIAAALTIAGFATFRRRDIG
- a CDS encoding NBR1-Ig-like domain-containing protein, which gives rise to MRELREASGMPLTRAAAESGWDKGHLSRVERGHTKPSRELIEWYDDSFGANQALVNQLMELDAAVRAGRDMSQRDLRRHVQPVLLGGSVPIDHHPDDRAELVGETVPDGTQVRQDETFEKTWVLRNSGERPWCNRWLTRQGGAGTPGHLRSPNRAPVPDAAPGDLVTVTMSLQAPSQVGASTAYFKITDEAGRLYYPGLESPPIYCTIFTVYEL
- a CDS encoding PPOX class F420-dependent oxidoreductase, with product MLSEQLVEFWTERHLCVLSTVRADGTVHATPVGATLDPDAGLVRVICSGTSYKARTIRRLGEASVAVTQVDGRRWSTLEGRAVVSDDPAHVLDAVTRYAKRYKQPRPNPTRVVLEITITKALGNAG
- the cbiE gene encoding precorrin-6y C5,15-methyltransferase (decarboxylating) subunit CbiE, with translation MPADPITVVGIGPDGWPGLTPEAQSALATAEILLGSPRQLGLVPSGSFEAVAWPSPLSEGLPRLLAEFRGRRVCVLASGDPTFHGIGTTLVRMLGVDAVRVIPHPSSVSLACARLGWAQDQVQVVSLVTNPVDRLHPHLQPNRRLLILSRTAQTPAEVAQLLTARGYGNSTFTVLEQLDGPTERIRTTTAADWSADVDPLNVIAVECPADAPILSTVPGLPDDAYESDGQLTKREVRAVSLSRLAPVPGQLLWDIGGGAGSIAIEWSRHHPTCRAIAIERDPTRAKRLERNALNLGAAVTVVEGPAPTALEGLEAPDAIFIGGGATAPGLFDACWNALRPGGRLVANGVTLETEALIVQWYKTYGGDLVRLDVHRASAIGTMTGWRPAMPVTIWSVTK